The following proteins come from a genomic window of Aquimarina sp. MAR_2010_214:
- a CDS encoding alpha/beta hydrolase family protein, translated as MMAKNKNIIVKGRYQKPILTDVFYKKDGVQKPVIIFCHGYKGFKDWGAWDLVAEAFANAGFFFIKFNFSHNGGTIEQPIDFPDLEAFGNNNYIKELDDLETIIDWTTSSDFKFRNEINTSNISLIGHSRGGGIVTIKAAEDKRVTQLITWASVSDYKNRFPKGKVFEYWKNTGVTYIENGRTKQQMPHYFQFYTSFIENEDRLTIANAAKKIKIPHLIVHGTSDPTVDIQESKNIHAWSVNSQLYIVEGADHIFGVKHPWQGNNLSKHLELIVQKSIDLTGL; from the coding sequence ATGATGGCCAAAAACAAAAATATAATAGTCAAAGGAAGATATCAAAAACCAATTTTGACAGATGTCTTTTACAAAAAAGATGGAGTACAAAAACCGGTTATTATTTTTTGCCATGGATATAAAGGTTTTAAAGATTGGGGTGCTTGGGATTTGGTTGCAGAAGCTTTTGCCAATGCTGGATTTTTCTTTATAAAATTTAATTTTTCCCATAATGGAGGCACTATAGAACAACCCATTGACTTTCCTGATCTAGAAGCTTTTGGTAATAATAATTATATCAAAGAATTAGATGATCTAGAAACAATTATAGATTGGACTACTTCCTCAGATTTTAAATTTAGAAATGAAATTAATACCTCAAACATTTCTTTGATAGGTCATTCTCGTGGTGGCGGAATCGTAACCATTAAAGCAGCAGAAGATAAGAGAGTAACGCAATTAATAACATGGGCGAGTGTTTCTGATTATAAAAATCGATTTCCAAAAGGAAAAGTCTTTGAGTACTGGAAGAATACTGGAGTAACCTATATCGAAAACGGAAGAACCAAACAGCAAATGCCGCATTATTTTCAGTTTTATACATCTTTTATAGAGAATGAAGATAGATTAACCATCGCTAATGCTGCCAAAAAAATTAAAATACCACATTTGATTGTTCATGGCACAAGCGATCCAACAGTTGATATACAAGAAAGTAAAAATATACATGCTTGGAGTGTCAATAGTCAATTATATATAGTAGAAGGAGCAGATCATATATTTGGTGTAAAACATCCCTGGCAAGGCAACAATTTATCAAAACATCTTGAGTTAATAGTGCAAAAAAGTATAGATCTTACAGGTCTTTAA
- a CDS encoding superoxide dismutase produces MSFELPKLNYAFDALEPHIDARTMEIHHDKHHAGYTSKLNAAIEGTDLDGKTIENILINLDMSNGAVRNNGGGYYNHNLFWEIMSPNGGEKPSGELADAINAAYGSFDAFKETFSKAAATRFGSGWAWLCVHQGGKVEICSTPNQDNPLMPGIACGGTPILALDVWEHAYYLNYQNRRPDYVTAFFNVIDWNEVASRYAQGK; encoded by the coding sequence ATGTCATTCGAATTACCAAAATTAAACTACGCTTTTGATGCGTTAGAACCTCATATAGATGCTCGTACCATGGAAATTCATCATGATAAACATCATGCCGGATACACTAGTAAATTAAACGCAGCAATAGAAGGAACGGATCTTGACGGTAAAACCATTGAAAATATTCTTATTAATCTTGATATGTCAAACGGAGCTGTTAGAAATAACGGTGGGGGATATTATAATCATAATTTATTTTGGGAGATAATGTCACCTAATGGAGGAGAAAAGCCTTCTGGTGAACTTGCAGATGCAATTAATGCAGCCTATGGATCTTTTGATGCTTTTAAAGAAACATTCTCAAAAGCAGCTGCTACTAGATTTGGATCAGGATGGGCTTGGTTATGTGTACACCAAGGCGGAAAAGTAGAAATTTGCTCTACTCCTAACCAAGATAACCCTTTAATGCCAGGTATTGCATGCGGAGGAACTCCTATACTTGCATTAGATGTTTGGGAACATGCATATTACTTAAACTATCAAAATCGTCGTCCTGATTATGTTACTGCATTTTTTAATGTAATTGACTGGAACGAAGTGGCAAGCCGATATGCTCAAGGAAAGTAA
- a CDS encoding PD-(D/E)XK nuclease family protein: protein MKSFLKEVILEVQGTTEKISDLIFLVPSKRAGLFLKKELLETYPDQTLFAPIILSIEEFIVRLSGLQQIDNVQTLFEFYEAYLNTHTHLEKEDFETFSNWAQTLIYDFNEIDRYCIDHKSFFTYLSGIQDLNHWYLQKEKTELVKNYIRFWENLMDYYSNFKNKLLSKKIGYQGLLYRKASEDIKTYVNTENRTHILVGFNALNNAEQIIFQSLLEADIAQVYWDADQFFVENAYHEASLFLRTYKNQWEYYKKKPFQWIQNNFSSEKDITLIGVPKNIGQAKSIGQILTSIPKSEVEKTALVLADETLLQPLLNSLPNTIEALNITMGLPLKEVPIAAFFELLFSLHKNSSPKGFYYKLVLEILNSLPAYRILGFEVTRLINTIAKENIVYITLDKLQEKVPAKEKKALGLLFEPWKDVTIALENCRKIILLLKNNLDKKKDELELEYVYHFYLVFNKVFTLHTSYQYLKTIGSLYTLYKDIMMSETLDFSGEPFSGLQLMGMLESRCLDFETVIITSVNEGVLPAGKSMNSFIPYDLKRAYNLPTYKEKDAIYTYHFYRLIQRAKKVYLLYNTEDEGVGGGEKSRFLLQLDIDKRPKHKLTKYVVSAKVPQLINQPLQIRKNEAILLKLKKLSAHGLSPSALTAYIRNPMDFYYKYVLGVTETEEVEETIAANTLGTVIHNTLETFYKPLEGKFLAIEDINTMRNQIDIELRGQFKQEYTKLNITQGKNLLIFEVAKQYVYNFLKAEEKLIRSGARLKILAIESNLKTKLNIPELDFPIYIKGKVDRIDELDGQVRVIDYKTGRVGRSDVVIMDWDIITDEYKYSKVIQVLAYAYMQHNENPISEAFQAGIISFKNLQEGFLKFGTKESVRGKANYEITNAVFDDYLLQLKKLILEIFNIETPFIEKEV, encoded by the coding sequence TTGAAAAGTTTTCTAAAAGAAGTTATACTAGAAGTACAGGGCACGACAGAAAAAATAAGCGATCTGATTTTTCTGGTACCTAGTAAAAGAGCAGGGCTTTTTCTCAAAAAAGAACTTTTAGAAACATATCCTGATCAAACTCTTTTTGCACCAATAATCCTTAGTATTGAAGAATTTATTGTTCGATTGTCAGGACTTCAACAAATTGATAATGTTCAGACATTATTTGAGTTTTATGAAGCATATCTGAATACTCATACTCACCTAGAAAAAGAGGATTTTGAAACATTTAGTAATTGGGCCCAGACCCTAATTTATGATTTTAATGAAATCGATAGGTATTGTATAGATCATAAGAGTTTCTTTACTTATTTATCAGGAATACAGGACTTAAATCATTGGTACCTACAAAAAGAGAAAACAGAATTAGTTAAAAATTATATTAGGTTTTGGGAAAACCTGATGGATTATTACAGCAATTTTAAAAATAAATTGCTTTCAAAAAAAATTGGATATCAAGGGTTGCTGTACAGAAAAGCATCAGAAGATATCAAAACATATGTTAATACTGAAAATAGAACACATATCCTAGTAGGGTTTAATGCTCTTAATAATGCTGAGCAGATCATTTTTCAATCACTTTTAGAAGCCGACATTGCTCAGGTATATTGGGATGCAGATCAGTTTTTTGTAGAAAATGCCTATCACGAAGCGTCTTTATTCTTAAGAACATATAAAAATCAATGGGAATATTATAAAAAGAAACCGTTTCAATGGATACAAAACAATTTTTCTTCAGAAAAGGACATTACCCTAATAGGAGTGCCTAAGAATATAGGTCAAGCAAAATCTATTGGTCAAATACTTACTTCGATACCCAAATCTGAGGTCGAAAAAACAGCTTTGGTACTTGCAGACGAAACGCTATTACAACCCTTACTTAATTCATTGCCCAATACAATAGAAGCCCTAAATATTACAATGGGACTACCTCTTAAAGAAGTTCCAATAGCTGCATTTTTTGAGTTGCTATTTAGTCTTCATAAAAATTCTAGCCCCAAAGGATTCTATTATAAATTAGTATTAGAAATTTTAAATAGCCTTCCGGCATATAGAATATTAGGATTTGAAGTAACACGATTGATCAATACCATTGCTAAAGAAAATATCGTTTACATAACATTAGACAAACTACAGGAGAAAGTTCCAGCTAAGGAAAAGAAAGCTCTTGGATTACTATTTGAACCGTGGAAAGATGTCACCATAGCTTTAGAAAACTGTAGGAAAATAATACTACTGCTCAAGAATAATCTGGATAAGAAAAAAGACGAGTTAGAACTAGAATATGTGTATCATTTCTATTTAGTTTTTAATAAAGTTTTTACATTACATACGAGCTATCAATATTTAAAAACGATAGGATCTTTGTATACATTGTATAAAGATATTATGATGTCTGAAACTCTGGATTTTTCTGGCGAACCATTTAGTGGGTTACAGCTCATGGGAATGTTAGAATCCAGATGTCTTGATTTTGAAACAGTCATTATCACTTCGGTTAATGAAGGAGTTTTACCTGCAGGAAAGAGCATGAATTCTTTTATTCCTTATGATTTGAAGAGGGCATACAATCTCCCTACCTATAAAGAAAAAGACGCTATATATACATATCACTTTTATAGATTAATCCAAAGGGCTAAAAAAGTATATCTACTGTATAATACAGAAGACGAAGGAGTGGGTGGTGGAGAAAAGAGCAGGTTCTTACTTCAGCTAGATATTGATAAAAGACCAAAACATAAGCTTACAAAATATGTGGTATCAGCAAAAGTACCTCAATTAATCAATCAACCATTACAGATTAGAAAAAATGAAGCTATTTTACTAAAACTAAAAAAACTAAGTGCTCATGGGTTGTCACCTTCTGCACTAACTGCTTATATAAGAAACCCAATGGATTTCTATTATAAATATGTATTGGGTGTTACAGAAACCGAAGAGGTAGAAGAAACTATTGCCGCAAATACTTTAGGGACGGTAATTCATAATACACTCGAAACTTTTTATAAACCATTAGAAGGTAAATTTCTTGCTATAGAAGACATCAATACAATGAGAAATCAAATTGATATCGAACTTCGAGGTCAGTTTAAGCAAGAATATACAAAGCTCAATATCACGCAAGGCAAAAATCTTTTAATTTTTGAAGTAGCTAAGCAGTACGTATATAACTTCCTAAAAGCCGAGGAGAAATTAATAAGAAGTGGAGCCCGATTAAAGATTCTGGCTATAGAAAGTAATCTAAAAACAAAATTGAATATTCCTGAGTTGGATTTTCCTATTTATATTAAAGGAAAAGTAGATCGAATTGATGAGTTAGATGGACAAGTACGAGTAATAGATTATAAAACAGGAAGAGTAGGTCGAAGCGATGTTGTTATTATGGATTGGGATATAATCACCGATGAGTATAAATACAGCAAAGTAATTCAGGTTTTGGCATATGCATATATGCAACACAATGAAAATCCGATTTCAGAAGCCTTTCAGGCAGGTATAATTTCATTTAAGAATCTTCAGGAAGGATTTCTTAAGTTTGGAACAAAAGAGAGCGTAAGAGGGAAAGCAAATTACGAAATTACAAATGCAGTATTTGATGATTATTTGTTACAGTTAAAAAAACTGATCCTGGAAATTTTTAATATTGAAACCCCATTTATTGAAAAAGAAGTATAA
- a CDS encoding exodeoxyribonuclease V subunit beta, protein MNSTTAFIVYNAAAGAGKTYTLVKAYLIALLKGEYRDSYKNILAITFTNKAVAEMKSRILENLVAISELDTPSKYQDLLNELSVETKIPELELKQKAKRILRSILHNYAAFDVVTIDTFTHRVIRTFAHDLGIPMNFEIEMDTDSLIEEAVDAVVAKIGLNEELTKLIIDFAISKLEDDKSWDITIELNKIARLLFSENDRGHLNKLSHKTIANFESLKKQLSERVARCKKDIISESNTILQVIKTHGVEYTDFTRSSIPNHFLKLTEGDVKVDFKAAWKQNIQEASFYSTKLDSHKKELIDSIRSSVEEVFLTTKQLLIQIGFFKNVIKNLTPLSVLNAINKELIGIKKERKILLISEFNTIISKAIKDQPAPFIYERLGERYRDYFIDEFQDTSELQWNNLIPLIDNAVSTETLTGKRGQVTIVGDAKQAIYRWRGGKAEQFINLSSDENPFSIQEKQVLNLPRNYRSHEEIIKFNNSLFTFLSGDFKNEKHRELYVLGNKQEVNSKKDGYVNISFIEAKNVAQENDLYPERVFETILELNKKGYPLNEICVIVRKQKEGTVIADFLTQKGLSIISSETLLIKNAPQVTFIIDLLTWCTHPEHLQSKINVLHFLTENFSIQEKHLFLEKMIGVDKKTFSSELKILGLDFDLAQVSIRPLYDAVEYIITSFSLADNTIAYVQFFLDVVFTFTQKHTEGIIGFLAYWHIKKDKLSIVAPETEEAIQIMTIHKAKGLEFPCVIYPYANIDIYEEIEPKIWLAVDSEQYGNFEEVFINYNKAISEYGKDAEEIVLNRQAQLELDAFNLLYVVLTRAEEQLYIVSNLKLNAKGESNPNTFSGKLIAYLKHLDQWNSEKTEYVFGSSLRPGVINTDIEDKPKMVKLSRFEDSSGKYKVNIVTNSGKLWDTSQQSAIEKGNLIHDLMASINTYKDVERVVEEAYQKGEITISEKEILYDEIKGIVDHPELSQYFSLENTVHNERDIISNGRLFRPDRIVIDKNNLTTIMDYKTGIHNTSHTMQIQGYASLLEKIGHIVKDKILIYFNDDITLKHV, encoded by the coding sequence TTGAATTCTACTACTGCTTTTATTGTTTATAATGCTGCTGCTGGTGCTGGTAAAACCTATACCCTGGTAAAAGCATATTTGATCGCCCTATTAAAAGGAGAGTATAGGGATAGTTATAAAAATATCTTGGCAATTACTTTTACAAATAAAGCAGTTGCTGAGATGAAATCCAGGATATTAGAGAATCTTGTCGCTATTAGTGAGCTTGATACTCCATCAAAATATCAAGATTTGCTAAATGAATTAAGTGTAGAGACTAAAATTCCTGAGCTTGAACTGAAACAAAAAGCAAAACGAATTCTTAGAAGTATTCTTCATAATTATGCAGCATTTGATGTCGTTACTATTGATACATTTACACATAGAGTGATCAGGACATTTGCGCATGATTTGGGGATTCCTATGAATTTTGAGATCGAAATGGATACAGATTCTTTAATTGAAGAAGCTGTAGATGCAGTGGTTGCCAAAATAGGACTAAATGAAGAGCTGACCAAATTGATTATTGATTTTGCCATCAGCAAACTCGAAGATGATAAAAGTTGGGATATTACTATAGAGCTTAATAAGATAGCCAGATTGTTATTTAGTGAAAATGACAGAGGACATCTCAATAAACTTTCGCATAAAACAATTGCCAATTTTGAAAGCCTGAAAAAACAATTGAGTGAAAGAGTTGCCAGATGTAAGAAGGATATCATTTCTGAGTCGAATACCATTTTACAAGTAATTAAAACTCATGGAGTAGAATATACAGATTTTACTCGGAGCTCAATTCCTAACCACTTTTTAAAACTTACAGAAGGTGATGTGAAAGTGGATTTTAAAGCCGCCTGGAAACAAAATATACAAGAAGCCTCTTTCTATAGTACTAAGTTAGACTCTCATAAAAAAGAACTAATCGATAGCATTAGATCTTCTGTAGAAGAAGTTTTTCTAACAACAAAGCAACTATTAATACAAATTGGTTTTTTTAAGAATGTTATCAAAAACCTTACACCTCTTTCGGTATTAAATGCAATTAATAAAGAATTAATTGGAATCAAAAAGGAAAGAAAAATTCTGTTAATATCAGAATTTAATACGATTATAAGTAAGGCAATTAAGGATCAGCCAGCTCCATTTATATACGAACGTTTAGGAGAGCGATATAGAGATTATTTTATTGATGAATTTCAGGATACTTCAGAATTACAGTGGAATAATTTGATTCCTCTTATTGATAATGCAGTGTCAACAGAAACATTAACAGGTAAAAGAGGGCAGGTTACTATTGTAGGAGATGCAAAACAAGCAATTTATCGATGGAGAGGAGGAAAAGCAGAACAATTTATTAATTTATCTTCTGATGAAAATCCTTTTTCAATACAGGAAAAACAAGTTCTTAATCTCCCTAGAAATTATCGTAGCCACGAAGAAATTATTAAATTCAATAATAGCTTATTTACCTTTTTATCTGGTGATTTTAAAAATGAAAAACATCGGGAATTATATGTGTTGGGGAATAAGCAAGAAGTTAACTCTAAAAAAGATGGATATGTTAATATATCATTTATTGAAGCTAAAAATGTAGCTCAAGAGAATGACTTATATCCCGAAAGAGTGTTTGAGACTATACTTGAACTAAACAAAAAAGGATATCCTCTTAATGAAATATGTGTTATCGTAAGAAAACAAAAAGAAGGAACTGTTATCGCAGATTTTCTTACTCAGAAAGGATTGTCTATAATTTCTTCAGAAACATTATTAATTAAGAATGCACCTCAGGTAACATTTATTATCGATTTACTTACCTGGTGTACACACCCAGAGCATCTGCAATCAAAAATCAATGTATTACATTTTTTAACCGAAAATTTTTCAATACAAGAAAAACATTTGTTTTTAGAAAAAATGATAGGTGTTGATAAGAAAACATTTTCTTCAGAACTTAAAATTTTAGGGCTTGATTTTGATCTTGCCCAGGTTTCGATAAGACCTCTTTATGATGCAGTAGAATATATTATAACGAGCTTCTCTCTTGCTGATAACACTATAGCATATGTGCAATTTTTTCTGGATGTAGTATTTACATTTACTCAAAAACACACAGAAGGTATCATAGGTTTTTTAGCATATTGGCATATAAAAAAAGATAAATTAAGCATTGTTGCCCCAGAAACAGAAGAGGCAATTCAGATTATGACAATACATAAAGCAAAAGGACTAGAGTTTCCTTGCGTTATTTATCCATATGCTAATATAGATATCTATGAAGAAATAGAACCTAAAATATGGTTAGCAGTAGATAGTGAACAATACGGCAATTTTGAAGAAGTATTTATTAACTATAATAAAGCAATATCTGAGTATGGTAAAGATGCAGAAGAAATTGTTTTAAACAGACAAGCGCAATTAGAATTAGATGCGTTTAATTTATTATATGTAGTACTTACCCGTGCAGAAGAGCAATTATATATTGTTTCTAACCTAAAATTGAATGCAAAAGGAGAAAGTAACCCAAATACTTTTTCTGGAAAATTAATTGCATATTTAAAACATTTGGATCAATGGAATTCTGAAAAAACAGAGTATGTTTTTGGTAGTTCTTTAAGACCAGGGGTTATAAATACAGATATAGAAGATAAGCCAAAAATGGTTAAACTTTCTCGATTCGAAGATTCCTCGGGAAAATATAAAGTAAATATTGTAACTAATTCTGGTAAACTATGGGATACGTCTCAACAGAGTGCAATAGAAAAAGGAAATTTGATACATGATCTTATGGCTTCTATCAATACATATAAGGATGTGGAAAGAGTTGTTGAAGAAGCCTACCAAAAGGGAGAAATTACTATTTCTGAAAAAGAAATACTTTATGATGAAATAAAGGGTATTGTAGATCATCCAGAGCTTTCTCAATACTTCTCTTTGGAGAATACAGTGCATAATGAAAGAGATATAATTTCTAATGGAAGATTATTTCGACCTGATCGAATAGTAATTGATAAAAATAATCTAACGACGATAATGGATTATAAAACAGGAATTCACAATACTTCTCATACAATGCAAATACAGGGCTATGCATCACTTCTTGAAAAAATAGGGCACATTGTAAAAGATAAAATTCTAATTTACTTTAATGACGATATCACCTTAAAACACGTATAA
- a CDS encoding OmpA family protein: MKHLSRFLVASLLVLGFSTANAQDENNPWAVSIGINAVDIFPTGGDLTSQGEIFDEFFNASDHWNILPSVSKLSVGRYIGSGFAFTAAGSVNKIENFGELENGTPVNVDDLSYYALDGKISYSFRSSSSWFDPYVGVGGGYAWVDEKGAGTLNGSLGLNFWLTENLAFNLQTTYKHVFEDYETGSYPPTHFQHSAGLTFAFGGKDTDGDGVYDKDDECPDVPGLEEFNGCPDTDGDGITDAKDECPDTAGTAEFNGCPDTDGDGVPDPKDECPTEAGLPALNGCPDADGDGIADGKDGCPNEAGPAANNGCPYQDKDGDGVLDKDDNCPDVAGTVANNGCPEVTEEVQKTLNEYAKTILFDSGKSTIKEQSHKVLGDIISILKEYPNAKFTVEGHTDSVGSAKLNQRLSDSRANSVKNYLTENGIDQFRLSAVGYGEDRPISSNKTRKGRKENRRVEINLVK; encoded by the coding sequence ATGAAACATCTTAGCAGATTTTTAGTGGCTTCGTTACTTGTACTTGGATTTAGTACGGCGAATGCACAAGATGAAAACAATCCTTGGGCGGTTTCTATAGGCATTAATGCCGTTGACATCTTTCCTACTGGGGGAGACCTTACCAGTCAGGGAGAAATTTTCGATGAATTTTTTAATGCTAGTGACCACTGGAACATCCTTCCATCTGTTTCCAAATTATCTGTTGGTAGATATATAGGAAGTGGTTTTGCCTTTACAGCGGCAGGGTCAGTTAACAAAATAGAAAATTTTGGTGAACTTGAAAACGGTACACCTGTTAATGTTGACGACTTATCTTATTATGCCTTAGATGGTAAAATTAGCTACAGTTTTAGAAGTTCTTCAAGTTGGTTTGATCCTTACGTAGGTGTAGGTGGAGGTTATGCTTGGGTTGATGAAAAAGGAGCTGGAACATTAAACGGTTCTCTTGGATTAAACTTTTGGTTAACAGAAAACTTAGCATTTAACCTTCAAACAACTTACAAGCACGTATTTGAAGATTATGAAACTGGTAGTTACCCTCCAACTCATTTCCAACATTCTGCAGGACTTACTTTCGCATTTGGAGGTAAAGATACTGACGGTGATGGAGTATATGATAAAGATGACGAATGTCCAGACGTTCCTGGTTTAGAAGAATTCAACGGATGTCCTGATACTGATGGTGATGGAATCACTGATGCTAAAGATGAGTGTCCTGATACTGCAGGTACTGCTGAATTTAATGGATGTCCTGATACTGACGGTGACGGAGTTCCAGATCCTAAAGATGAGTGTCCTACTGAAGCTGGATTACCTGCTCTTAATGGATGTCCTGATGCTGACGGTGATGGAATCGCTGATGGTAAAGATGGTTGTCCTAATGAAGCTGGACCAGCTGCTAATAATGGATGTCCTTACCAAGATAAAGATGGTGACGGTGTATTAGATAAAGATGATAACTGTCCTGATGTTGCTGGTACTGTTGCAAACAATGGTTGCCCAGAAGTAACTGAAGAAGTACAGAAGACTCTTAATGAGTACGCAAAAACGATCTTGTTTGATTCTGGTAAGTCTACTATAAAAGAACAGTCTCATAAAGTACTTGGAGATATCATTTCTATACTAAAAGAATATCCTAATGCTAAGTTTACAGTAGAAGGACATACTGATAGTGTAGGTAGTGCTAAACTTAACCAAAGATTATCTGACTCTAGAGCTAATTCTGTTAAGAATTACTTGACAGAAAACGGTATCGATCAGTTTAGATTATCAGCTGTTGGTTATGGTGAAGACAGACCTATCTCTTCTAATAAAACTAGAAAAGGTAGAAAAGAAAACAGACGTGTAGAGATCAACTTAGTAAAATAA